Below is a window of Falco peregrinus isolate bFalPer1 chromosome 3, bFalPer1.pri, whole genome shotgun sequence DNA.
TGAGTCTGATGGCATTGTGGTTTCTAATGATACTTATCGGGACCTGCAGAACGAGCGTCCTGAGTGGAAGAAATTTATTGAGGAGCGTCTGCTGATGTATTCCTTTGTTAATGACAAGTAGGTTCCcattctttctttgctttaaaaaaaaaaattctgtgtgaGCGTGCTGTGTTgttttaatgaagcaatagcaagtGATGCATGAAAAGAGCAAAATGCTGGtacagtgtggaaaaaaaatcctgtagaGATATTGGGAGGTATCTTAAATAGCTGTTCATGGTTTGGAACTAGGAGCTGTGCTGTAGTGGAGTTCCTAAGAGAGCTGCAAGGCTTGATTTCTTCACAGGACAATCATTTGCAGGCCTGGCAGCAGGTACTAATTTGGGTCAGCAACAGCACAAAACCTCTTCTCTGCCTGGAGTGAAGCACTTTGTGCTGGTCTTTACCAGGTGACAGGAGGGCTATCTCTGCAGTGAAATGggaaagtttggggttttttttagagctCAGAGAGCTTTTAATCTTCAGCGAAATGGGAGactttaagaagaaattaacCCTGTCCCAAGAAAGTGAACTGCTCCTgactgagatttatttttctttaggtttATGCCTCCAGATGATCCCTTAGGGCGACATGGCCCCAGCCTGGATAACTTTCTGAGAAAGAAACCTGTGGTGCCAGAACACAAGAAACAGCAGTGTCCTTATGGTAAGACTTGCCTTCTAAATGTGATGACCGAGGTCTCTGTGCAAGTGTAATTCATACATGAGTAAAATTCAGCTCCTCATTCCATGTTCTGCCTTCCCTTGCAGGGAAGAAATGCACTTATGGAATTAAGTGTAAATTCTACCACCCTGAAAGGATCAATCAGCCCCAGCGCTCATTAGCTGATGAACTCCGAGCCAATGCAAGGTTGTCTCCTACCAGAAGTACTGCTGccaaggaggagaaaaaaggcaaaagaggTTCCCAGGCAGAGGTCTTGTGCTCCGTGCCCACAGAGAGTGATAAAAGCTCTTTGCAGAAGGtctctgcagagaggaaaagcttgacccacaaagcaaaacccagTGATGTTCCGCTTCAGGTCAAAGGCTGTGTCTCAGGCAGCGTCCCTCCCAACAGTGGGAACCACAGGTCCTCCGACAGGTACCAGCAGCCTCATATGGACTCTCTCTCTTACATCTCTCAGGAGCATCTTGACTCAGGCATTGGGTCTCTGGAGAACCAACTGTCTGACATGTGGCCTTACAGATCTAGCAGTCACTGTGATCATTCCCCTGCTGATCAGATGGCAGTCTGCAACTGCGGTAGGCAGAGGCCTGTCTACCCACATTCTCCCGGCTTAGAGCAAAATGGTCTGGTCTCTTACAAGCATGGTTCCCATAAATCTTCCTCTGGTGCTAGCTTCTTGCAGTATAGCCCTGAGAGATCTCACTCAGGACCCCCTCACTCTTTCTCAGGCTACGGAGTACCAGTACACCCAGCTAATGCTGGCCAATACAGTCTGCCCAATGAATACGCTGCTCCTCCACCCCATTCTCGCGAGTTCTGGTCTGAACCATACCAGATGCCACCGCCTCAAGTGAGATCTACCAGCGTGCGAGATCCTCGTTCGGTACAGAGAGCCCCAGGGCCAGCGTATGGGGACTCCTGCCAGTGGGCTGTCTCTGACCAGTTCGCAGAGGAGCGAGCCAATGTGCATGTCAAGCTGTGTGGCATATTCCATCCCCATTTAGTTGATGCTGTGATGAGCCGTTTCCCTCGACTTCTGGATCCCCAGAGGCTAGCTGCAGAGATACTAACGTACAAGTCTCAGAACCCCGGTATATGAGGGATGCTGAGGGCAGCCAGGCACGTGGAGAGCTCGAGGGGCAGTGTTTGCGCTCTGTAGCTGCCATAGATGCCTTCTGAGGGCTCCTCCTTGTTTCTTGGAAGTACCGGGCTCCAGTTGGAGGCTGGATTCCAAATGTGGTACGCTCACAGCAAATTCCGGTCTAGGCATGACAGTGTGCCCCTGTTAGAGAGGTGAGAGCACCCTAGGGTCCCGTCTTACCAGAGGCTGTTGAAGAGGCTCTGGGTGCTGAACAGGAGGAGGGGCCGTAGCTTCAGAGCAGgatttttcctttgggtttgtgtggcGAGTCGGGCACACCCCAAATTCCTGCAGTTGTTCAGGGCCAAATGTGACCTTATTCCTCCTGTTAGCTTCAGGTTTGAGATGGCTTGGTGTGTTATCAGGTGTGTGGAGGGAGGAttcgggggagggggggggcttGTGGAAGGTGAGGGGGTTACTACCTTTGCACTGGTGTGAGGCTTATTTGTGAAGACTGAAATGCATCGTCAAGGCTGTTCTTGGCTCTTAAGTAGGCCTGTTTACCAAACCACGCAGATCTGTGGAAAATGTTTGATTATAAATCTAGTACAAAGCTGGGTTTAGCTGactttaatttggttttattggTGCACTTCTTTAATGATGCTTTCCATACCCCTCCCACTTAAGCTTACCTTCCTGAGATGAGGCAATTCTCCGGTATGTACCACAAGTGCTTAGCAAGCTGCTTAGCTCCCAGAAATGAGAGGAGCTGGGAGCACAATCCCTTCTCGGGATGAGAGGCCTGACACTGCTCCAAAGCGGCATGCGAGCTGTGCGTTTGTcatctgctggaaaacacaGGTGTCGGAACACGAGGATGACCACGCTGTTGATGCTGCTCTAAAGCAGTGACCTTGCCTGGTAACCTGTCCCAGGCTATCTCTGTACAACGCTGACAAGGAGGATTTATGATGTTGTGCCTTTTGTCTTCAGACAGCAATAGTTTTGAGCATTCGGTAAAACAGCTGTAGTCATGTCTGGGCTGCTGCCAGTCCTGGTCACGAGGAttccttaatatttttctctgtaaaactgTTGCTTCATCTTCCTTCTTACTAATGTTCTCCTGTCCCCTTCAGCTTTGTCAGACTAGCAGCATCCAAAAATGTAGAATAAGACTTATTTGGTAAGACTGCTCCCCTCTCGTTCCCTCTTACTCTGtaaggtgttttgtttggtttttttttaactgtagaTACTgtaacagattttaaatatgcaaaacCAATTG
It encodes the following:
- the ZC3H12A gene encoding LOW QUALITY PROTEIN: endoribonuclease ZC3H12A (The sequence of the model RefSeq protein was modified relative to this genomic sequence to represent the inferred CDS: deleted 1 base in 1 codon), with protein sequence MRAGSGGPGWPEALPAARLPASRLGGRMSGREPCEGRGLGPGLPGAEPAEEAGSPGREPCDSAEMQLKVDFFRKLGYSSEEIHVVLQKLGLGADTNTVLGELVKHGPAERDSGEAPPEAKEAPLVPRGGAANKAPAPAPEETESENLKPIVIDGSNVAMSHGNKEVFSCRGILLAVQWFWDRGHKDITVFVPSWRKEQPRPDVLITDQYILRDLEKKKILVFTPSRRVGGKRVVCYDDRFIVKLAHESDGIVVSNDTYRDLQNERPEWKKFIEERLLMYSFVNDKFMPPDDPLGRHGPSLDNFLRKKPVVPEHKKQQCPYGKKCTYGIKCKFYHPERINQPQRSLADELRANARLSPTRSTAAKEEKKGKRGSQAEVLCSVPTESDKSSLQKVSAERKSLTHKAKPSDVPLQVKGCVSGSVPPNSGNHRSSDRYQQPHMDSLSYISQEHLDSGIGSLENQLSDMWPYRSSSHCDHSPADQMAVCNCGRQRPVYPHSPGLEQNGLVSYKHGSHKSSSGASFLQYSPERSHSGPPHSFSGYGVPVHPANAGQYSLPNEYAAPPPHSREFWSEPYQMPPPQVRSTSVRDPRSVQRAPGPAYGDSCQWAVSDQFAEERANVHVKLCGIFHPHLVDAVMSRFPRLLDPQRLAAEILTYKSQNPGI